The following proteins are encoded in a genomic region of Micromonospora olivasterospora:
- a CDS encoding response regulator transcription factor, whose protein sequence is MATTQTEARLLVVEDDPNILELLSASLRFAGFDVATATSGSAALNAAKDHRPDLVVLDVMLPDLDGFEVIRMLREGGTRTPVVFLTARDATDDKIRGLTLGGDDYVTKPFSLEELTARIRAVLRRTTTGEQAPSRLTFADLELDEETHEVYRAGQRVQLSPTEFKLLRYLMLNANRVLSKAQILDHVWNYDFRGDDNIVESYISYLRRKVDNTQPRLIHTLRGVGYVLRKPAA, encoded by the coding sequence ATGGCCACTACCCAGACCGAGGCGCGACTGCTCGTCGTCGAGGACGACCCCAACATCCTCGAACTCCTCTCCGCGAGCCTCCGTTTCGCCGGCTTCGACGTGGCCACCGCGACGAGCGGGAGCGCCGCGCTGAACGCCGCGAAGGACCACCGCCCCGACCTGGTGGTGCTCGACGTGATGCTGCCCGACCTCGACGGCTTCGAGGTGATCCGGATGCTCCGCGAGGGCGGCACCCGCACGCCGGTGGTCTTCCTGACGGCCCGCGACGCCACCGACGACAAGATCCGCGGGCTCACCCTGGGCGGCGACGACTACGTCACCAAGCCGTTCAGCCTGGAGGAGCTGACCGCCCGGATCCGGGCGGTGCTGCGCCGCACGACGACCGGAGAGCAGGCCCCCTCCCGGCTCACCTTCGCCGACCTGGAGCTGGACGAGGAGACCCACGAGGTCTACCGGGCGGGGCAGCGGGTGCAGCTCTCGCCCACCGAGTTCAAGCTGCTGCGCTACCTGATGCTCAACGCCAACCGGGTGCTGTCGAAGGCGCAGATCCTCGACCACGTCTGGAACTACGACTTCCGGGGCGACGACAACATCGTCGAGTCCTACATCTCCTACCTGCGCCGCAAGGTGGACAACACCCAGCCCCGGCTGATCCACACCCTGCGCGGGGTGGGGTACGTGCTGCGCAAGCCGGCGGCGTGA
- a CDS encoding PadR family transcriptional regulator gives MSGVFSHGRLRLYLLKLLDDGPKHGYELIRLLEDRFLGLYAPSAGTIYPRLQRLEVEGLVAHTAVGGRKVYEITEAGRAELRQRAAEVAALESDISASVQDLSALAGEIQTEVRGSVRDLKRELREAARQTRRTRWEAPSPPPGPQRAAGPEGSPLLAEFDQRLAAFTVEVGALVRAGRLSDAQLRTAIRVLDGALDGLRRMLR, from the coding sequence GTGAGCGGGGTGTTCAGCCACGGGCGGCTCCGGCTCTATTTGCTCAAGCTCCTCGACGACGGCCCCAAGCACGGGTACGAGCTGATCCGCCTGCTGGAGGACCGCTTCCTCGGCCTGTACGCGCCCAGCGCCGGCACCATCTACCCACGGCTGCAACGGCTGGAGGTCGAGGGCCTGGTCGCGCACACCGCCGTCGGCGGCCGGAAGGTCTACGAGATCACCGAGGCGGGCCGGGCCGAGCTGCGCCAGCGCGCCGCCGAGGTGGCGGCCCTGGAGTCCGACATCAGCGCCTCGGTGCAGGACCTGTCCGCCCTGGCCGGGGAGATCCAGACCGAGGTACGGGGCTCGGTGCGCGACCTCAAGCGGGAGCTGCGCGAGGCGGCGCGGCAGACCCGGCGTACCCGGTGGGAGGCGCCGTCACCACCCCCGGGCCCGCAGCGGGCCGCCGGGCCGGAGGGCTCCCCGCTGCTCGCGGAGTTCGACCAGCGGCTGGCCGCGTTCACGGTCGAGGTCGGCGCCCTGGTACGCGCCGGTCGGCTCAGCGACGCCCAGCTCCGTACGGCGATCCGCGTCCTCGACGGCGCACTGGACGGCCTGCGCCGGATGCTCCGCTGA
- a CDS encoding DUF4097 family beta strand repeat-containing protein: protein MASWSVDSPQRLTLDEPVTSLDVRLVAGRLNVVGTDGPARVDVSRIGRRPVIVEHRDGVLTVRHERHPRLPGVLWWLGQLGRRFRADVSIAVPADAAADLALIDGPLVVSGLRRRTRADVTSGQITLMGVRGRTEAKVVSGSVEALGVAGDVSLETVSGELVIADSAAGSVRAHTVSGEITCDLDNPRGSDIQLSTISGAITVRVREDSDLAVHLHTTSGRITSGFPQVRDRAGLGAVRDSAGIIGAGAGKLRATATSGSIALLARPVDGDEGERP, encoded by the coding sequence ATGGCCAGCTGGTCCGTCGACAGTCCGCAGCGGCTCACCCTGGACGAGCCGGTCACCTCGCTGGACGTACGCCTGGTCGCCGGGCGGCTCAACGTCGTCGGCACGGACGGGCCGGCCCGGGTGGACGTCTCCCGGATCGGCCGCCGCCCGGTGATCGTGGAGCACCGGGACGGCGTGCTGACCGTCCGGCACGAGCGCCACCCCCGGCTGCCCGGGGTGCTCTGGTGGCTCGGCCAACTGGGCCGCCGCTTCCGGGCCGACGTCTCGATCGCCGTCCCCGCCGACGCGGCGGCCGACCTCGCGCTGATCGACGGGCCGCTGGTCGTCTCGGGCCTGCGCCGGCGCACCCGGGCCGACGTCACCTCCGGGCAGATCACCCTGATGGGGGTCCGGGGCCGCACCGAGGCGAAGGTCGTCTCCGGGTCGGTGGAGGCGCTGGGGGTGGCCGGCGACGTGAGCCTGGAGACCGTCTCCGGGGAGCTGGTGATCGCCGACAGCGCCGCCGGCAGCGTCCGGGCCCACACCGTCTCCGGCGAGATCACCTGCGACCTGGACAACCCGCGCGGCAGCGACATCCAGCTCAGCACCATCTCCGGCGCGATCACCGTGCGCGTGCGCGAGGACAGCGATCTCGCCGTCCACCTGCACACCACCTCGGGCCGGATCACCAGCGGCTTCCCCCAGGTGCGTGACCGCGCGGGGCTCGGCGCCGTGCGCGACAGCGCGGGGATCATCGGCGCCGGAGCCGGTAAGCTCCGGGCGACCGCGACCTCCGGCAGCATCGCGCTGCTCGCCCGTCCGGTCGACGGTGACGAGGGGGAGCGGCCGTGA